The Eurosta solidaginis isolate ZX-2024a chromosome 4, ASM4086904v1, whole genome shotgun sequence genome includes a window with the following:
- the LOC137250467 gene encoding bromodomain-containing protein DDB_G0270170-like: MDLRSGKVVSKNSHPSSSSKNSEQNLDSKNSEQDIDSNNSDSSSSASSADTLTSEHNYKLFLSADFLGFTDQPVIPNSSFSILTPILDITTMATIEEKKSFINTCASIMRDNYSGDPLALGSFINKVELMEVFSNENLTPTFIAFLKSKLEGKARGALPTHIESVNQIKEALCSEIRPDTSKVVAGKIAALRVTNNNFSEFSKQVEELSDSLERCLFIEGMTKAKAHEMAVEQTISVCRLNSRSDMVKSILASTTFKDSKDVVAKMIIEREQEVKERQVLAFRSRPIRYNNFRGNSRNNSNFRYNNNSNFRFNNNANRQHNNTNFRNNNYNRGNNRNYNRGNSNSNNNNNNRSGNNRNSNNQGSNSRNSANVRSLNAEAPQARTLSGQEQFD, encoded by the coding sequence atggacctaagaagcgggaaggttgtttctaaaaattcccatccgagttcaagttccaaaaattcagagcaaaatttagattccaaaaactcagagcaagatatagattccaataattctgattcatcttcaagtgcatcgtcagctgataccttaacaagtgaacataattataaattattcctgagtgcagactttttaggatttactgatcaacctgtaattccaaattctagtttttctattctaactcctATTCTTGAcattacaaccatggccacaatcgaggagaaaaaatcgtttattaatacttgtgcctcgattatgcgagacaactacagtggagacccgttagcacttggctcgtttataaataaagttgaattaatggaagtattctctaacgaaaatttaactcctacttttattgcatttttaaaatccaagctcgaaggcaaagctcgcggagccctaccaacgcatatagaatcagtcaaccaaattaaagaagcgctatgtagtgaaattaggccagacacctcgaaagttgtcgcgggaaaaattgcagccttaagagtaaccaataacaatttttcagaattttcaaagcaggtagaagagctttctgactcgttagagcgctgtctattcattgaaggtatgacgaaggcaaaagcccatgagatggcagttgaacaaaccattagcgtttgtagattaaatagtaggtcagatatggtgaaatcaatccttgcgtcaacaaccttcaaagattcaaaggacgtagtagcgaaaatgattatagagcgagaacaggaagtgaaagagcggcaagtgttagcgtttcggtcacgtccaataagatataataatttccgtggaaattccagaaacaacagtaatttcagatacaacaacaatagtaattttcgatttaacaataacgcaaataggcaacacaataatacaaatttccgaaataacaattataacagaggcaataatcgcaattacaatagaggcaatagcaattccaacaataacaataataatcggtccggaaataacagaaattccaataatcagggttcaaattctagaaattcagccaatgttcgttctttaaatgccgaagcccctcaggcgcgaacactgagtgggcaggagcaattcgactaa